In Sporichthya polymorpha DSM 43042, a genomic segment contains:
- a CDS encoding ABC transporter substrate-binding protein: protein MRARRTVAALAAAVALLASGCGTRASEEEVRAGVGGGPVELDPAALDQLRDAGAGTGALPGAPAPARGPADASTDAVPGTVPQSGSGTAPGTDSPGTAGAPSTSAPAAAAGTGSSGGACTKPGVPLHIGQVGSFSGVFGPLVGSARTGFAVWIKHINASGGLACHPIVLHAVDDGGDPSRGSALVGEMVSKYNVQAFVGMASMALPGMVGAIERTKLPVVGGDLVSDPWFAHPQFFPQGGGLRAIVDGALKQAVADGRTVHGLLYCVEVGVCGSVAKMLPDRAKVAGAKVVYSSPVSLTQTDFTAQCQNAKNAGVQAFGMAVDGSAIARVARSCAALNYFPQFVTGGPVVSNEQAKDPGIRRNTMSTASANAPWFRTDTPGQREYAEALKRYAPGFEVDGPSMLAWAAGKLFQAAVERLGDAARNAPVTSADIFTGLGKIRNETLDGLSPPITFTPGQKAAPDIPCVFFALDSEKGWTAPNSTYVCTKVDR from the coding sequence ATGAGAGCACGCCGGACCGTCGCCGCGCTCGCGGCCGCCGTCGCCCTGCTGGCGAGCGGTTGCGGGACCCGCGCGTCCGAGGAGGAGGTCCGCGCCGGCGTCGGCGGCGGGCCCGTCGAGCTCGACCCGGCGGCCCTCGACCAGCTGCGCGATGCCGGTGCCGGCACCGGTGCCCTCCCCGGCGCGCCGGCACCCGCGCGCGGGCCCGCGGACGCGAGCACCGACGCCGTCCCCGGCACCGTCCCGCAGTCCGGCTCCGGCACCGCCCCGGGCACCGACTCCCCCGGCACCGCCGGCGCCCCGAGCACGTCGGCGCCCGCCGCAGCGGCCGGCACCGGCTCGTCGGGCGGCGCCTGCACCAAGCCGGGCGTCCCCCTGCACATCGGTCAGGTCGGCAGCTTCAGCGGCGTCTTCGGGCCGCTGGTCGGTTCCGCCCGGACCGGATTCGCGGTGTGGATCAAGCACATCAACGCGTCCGGCGGGCTGGCCTGCCACCCGATCGTGCTCCACGCCGTCGATGACGGCGGGGACCCGAGCCGTGGGTCCGCCCTGGTCGGCGAGATGGTGAGCAAGTACAACGTCCAGGCCTTCGTGGGAATGGCGTCGATGGCGCTCCCCGGGATGGTCGGTGCGATCGAGCGGACCAAGCTCCCCGTCGTCGGCGGCGATCTGGTCTCCGACCCGTGGTTCGCGCACCCGCAGTTCTTCCCGCAGGGCGGCGGTCTGCGCGCGATCGTCGACGGAGCGCTCAAGCAGGCCGTGGCCGACGGTCGGACCGTCCACGGTCTGCTCTACTGCGTCGAGGTCGGGGTCTGCGGATCGGTCGCGAAGATGCTGCCCGACCGCGCGAAGGTGGCGGGGGCCAAGGTCGTCTACAGCTCCCCCGTGTCCCTGACCCAGACCGACTTCACCGCGCAGTGCCAGAACGCCAAGAACGCCGGCGTGCAAGCGTTCGGGATGGCGGTGGACGGGTCCGCGATCGCGCGGGTCGCCCGCTCCTGCGCCGCGCTGAACTACTTCCCGCAGTTCGTCACCGGCGGCCCGGTCGTCAGCAACGAGCAGGCGAAGGACCCCGGGATCCGCCGGAACACGATGTCGACCGCCAGCGCCAATGCGCCCTGGTTCCGGACCGACACCCCGGGCCAGCGCGAGTACGCCGAGGCGCTGAAGCGGTACGCCCCCGGCTTCGAGGTGGACGGTCCCTCCATGCTCGCCTGGGCGGCCGGCAAGTTGTTCCAGGCGGCCGTTGAGCGCCTCGGTGACGCGGCGCGCAACGCCCCGGTGACGAGCGCCGACATCTTCACCGGCCTCGGCAAGATCAGGAACGAGACCCTCGACGGGCTGTCACCCCCGATCACCTTCACACCCGGTCAGAAGGCGGCGCCGGACATCCCGTGCGTGTTCTTCGCCCTGGACTCCGAGAAGGGCTGGACGGCTCCGAACAGCACGTACGTCTGCACGAAGGTGGACCGATGA
- a CDS encoding DUF3618 domain-containing protein — protein MAKSGAPESGGANARLEAQIEEARNNLAETIDAIAERVAPKNVAAEAKSKARSFVVNEDGSLRTDRMVKIAAVAGIVLVIGLWRRYH, from the coding sequence GTGGCGAAGAGCGGGGCACCGGAGTCGGGGGGCGCGAACGCCCGTCTCGAGGCGCAGATCGAAGAGGCGCGCAACAACCTCGCCGAGACCATCGACGCGATCGCCGAACGGGTGGCACCGAAGAATGTGGCCGCCGAGGCGAAATCGAAAGCGCGATCTTTCGTCGTGAATGAGGACGGATCGCTGCGAACCGACCGCATGGTCAAAATTGCCGCGGTCGCCGGGATTGTCCTCGTCATCGGGCTCTGGCGGCGCTACCACTGA
- the idi gene encoding isopentenyl-diphosphate Delta-isomerase, whose product MSNLDASVVEQVVLLTPDGTPCGVADKASVHGEVTPYHLAFSCYVFDRDGRLLVTRRALDKPTWPGVWTNSCCGHPGPGEDPADAVLRRLDQELGIPAADLTLVLPDFSYRASFRGVEEYELCPVFLARSDAVPTPDPSEVADAVWRSWDEFVAAATAPESQISPWAQEQVRALIAGGHVETFLGRSRED is encoded by the coding sequence ATGAGCAACCTCGACGCGTCGGTGGTCGAGCAGGTCGTCCTGCTGACCCCCGACGGGACTCCCTGCGGCGTCGCCGACAAGGCCAGCGTCCACGGTGAAGTGACGCCGTATCACCTGGCGTTCTCGTGCTACGTCTTCGACCGCGACGGACGGCTGCTCGTCACCCGGCGGGCGCTGGACAAGCCGACCTGGCCGGGCGTGTGGACCAACAGCTGCTGCGGGCACCCCGGGCCGGGGGAGGACCCGGCCGACGCCGTCCTCCGCCGGCTCGACCAGGAACTCGGCATCCCGGCGGCGGACCTGACCCTCGTCCTGCCCGACTTCTCCTACCGCGCCAGCTTCCGCGGGGTCGAGGAGTACGAGCTGTGCCCGGTGTTCCTGGCGCGCTCCGACGCCGTCCCCACGCCCGACCCGAGCGAGGTCGCGGACGCGGTCTGGCGGAGCTGGGACGAGTTCGTCGCGGCGGCCACGGCGCCTGAGAGCCAGATCTCACCCTGGGCGCAGGAACAGGTCCGGGCGTTGATCGCCGGGGGCCATGTGGAAACCTTCCTAGGCAGATCGAGGGAGGACTGA
- a CDS encoding sigma-70 family RNA polymerase sigma factor gives MNPMKQEDTTATKKRAPLPVQGRRSRPDESGDPDLVRFYLDEIGMTPLLTAEEEVELSKRIEAGLYAERLLVEASQKGGRRIGPKRRLELERLAADGVAAKDHMVRANLRLVVSVAKKFAGRDAAFLDVVQEGNLGLIRAVEKFDYSKGYKFSTYATWWIRQAIQRGLGELGRTVRLPVHVVEELSRLNRLERTLSASLGRDPSVEELAEAFEAPVERVIELKHIGRVPVSLDQNVGDDGDTRIADLICDDDAVAAAEIAEHNAMLDTLRSMVRSLPERQATVLTMRYGLRDGKPRTLAEIAAPLGLTRERVRQLEKEALAALRAPDSELVGWS, from the coding sequence ATGAACCCGATGAAGCAGGAGGACACCACGGCGACCAAGAAGCGTGCGCCGTTGCCGGTCCAGGGGCGGCGCAGCCGTCCGGACGAGAGCGGCGACCCGGACCTGGTCCGGTTCTACCTGGACGAGATCGGTATGACCCCGCTCCTGACCGCCGAGGAGGAGGTCGAACTCTCGAAGCGCATCGAGGCCGGGCTGTATGCCGAGCGGCTGCTGGTCGAGGCCTCGCAGAAGGGCGGCCGCCGCATCGGCCCCAAGCGCCGCCTGGAACTGGAGCGCCTCGCCGCGGACGGCGTCGCCGCCAAGGACCACATGGTGCGGGCGAACCTGCGCCTGGTCGTCTCGGTGGCGAAGAAGTTCGCCGGCCGGGACGCAGCGTTCCTGGACGTCGTCCAGGAGGGCAACCTCGGCCTGATCCGGGCCGTTGAGAAGTTCGACTACAGCAAGGGCTACAAGTTCTCGACCTACGCGACCTGGTGGATCCGCCAGGCCATCCAGCGCGGGCTCGGTGAGCTCGGCCGGACGGTCCGGCTGCCCGTCCACGTGGTCGAGGAGCTGTCCCGGCTCAACCGGCTGGAGCGCACGCTGAGCGCCTCGCTCGGCCGCGACCCCAGCGTCGAGGAGCTGGCCGAGGCGTTCGAGGCACCCGTCGAGCGGGTCATCGAGCTCAAGCACATCGGCCGCGTCCCGGTGAGCCTGGACCAGAACGTCGGGGACGACGGGGACACCCGCATCGCCGACCTGATCTGCGACGACGACGCCGTCGCCGCGGCGGAGATCGCCGAGCACAACGCGATGCTCGACACCCTCCGCTCGATGGTGCGCTCCCTGCCCGAGCGGCAGGCGACGGTGCTGACGATGCGGTACGGCCTGCGCGACGGGAAGCCGCGCACGCTCGCCGAGATCGCGGCCCCGCTCGGCCTGACCCGCGAGCGGGTCCGCCAGCTGGAGAAGGAGGCCCTCGCGGCGCTCCGTGCCCCCGACTCCGAACTGGTCGGATGGAGCTGA
- a CDS encoding ABC transporter substrate-binding protein: MTGRHPLRRAALAVLTAAVLVTGCGTRASEEEVRAGAGGGAVTLDSATLDQLRAATAGGNGAVPNAPAAVGRAPVSVDSGDPSAALVPGAPAAAAAPANGTRPQAGSKSSGGTAAVSSATCSGSEAPVVLGQIGSFSGVLGAIFASARTAAAIHVQHINASGGLACHPVTLYAVDDGGDPSRAASHAQALLTTRKAVALVATFAPMSMSGIVPVVERHQVPMIGGDAIDPAWFANPLLFPQGAGLDALVEGGLRQTVQSGKTKLGLLYCVEASLCTSIAKSIPDRAKAVGAEIVYSSAVSLTQTDFTAQCQNAKNAGVESFGMGVDGSAIARVARSCAALGYYPQFASGGGVISPAQSKDPGIRRNTMTTSSGNAPWMLTDTPGLKEYHAALARYAPGTEADGNSLSAWASMKLLEAAVQNLGPGAAAKPLTATDLRTGLGKVKNETLGGLAPPITFSPGQKAAPQIPCVYFELLTEKGWTAPNGSKAVCAKR; this comes from the coding sequence ATGACCGGCCGGCACCCGCTGCGGCGCGCGGCCCTCGCCGTGCTCACCGCCGCCGTGCTCGTCACCGGGTGCGGAACGCGCGCGAGCGAGGAGGAGGTCCGCGCCGGTGCCGGCGGCGGAGCCGTAACTCTGGATTCGGCGACGCTCGACCAGCTGCGCGCCGCGACGGCCGGCGGGAACGGTGCCGTGCCGAACGCCCCCGCCGCGGTCGGCCGGGCGCCGGTGTCGGTCGACAGCGGCGATCCGTCCGCGGCGCTCGTACCCGGTGCGCCCGCAGCCGCGGCCGCGCCGGCGAACGGCACCCGACCGCAGGCCGGGTCCAAGTCCTCCGGCGGGACGGCCGCGGTCAGCTCGGCGACGTGCTCCGGCTCCGAGGCGCCCGTGGTGCTCGGCCAGATCGGCAGCTTCAGCGGCGTCCTCGGGGCGATCTTCGCCTCCGCGCGGACGGCCGCCGCGATCCACGTTCAGCACATCAACGCCTCGGGCGGGCTGGCGTGCCACCCCGTCACCCTGTACGCGGTCGACGACGGCGGCGACCCCAGCCGCGCCGCCTCCCACGCCCAGGCACTCCTGACGACCCGTAAGGCGGTGGCGCTGGTCGCCACCTTCGCGCCGATGTCGATGTCGGGGATCGTCCCGGTCGTCGAGCGTCACCAGGTGCCGATGATCGGCGGCGACGCCATCGACCCGGCGTGGTTCGCCAACCCGCTGCTGTTCCCGCAGGGCGCGGGTCTGGACGCCCTGGTCGAGGGTGGCCTGCGGCAGACCGTGCAGTCCGGCAAGACGAAGCTCGGCCTGCTCTACTGCGTCGAGGCGAGCCTGTGCACCTCGATCGCGAAGTCGATCCCGGACCGGGCGAAGGCCGTCGGGGCGGAGATCGTCTACAGCTCCGCGGTCTCGCTGACGCAGACCGACTTCACCGCGCAGTGCCAGAACGCGAAGAACGCCGGCGTGGAGTCGTTCGGGATGGGCGTCGACGGGTCGGCCATTGCGCGCGTCGCCCGGTCCTGTGCGGCGCTGGGCTACTACCCCCAGTTCGCCTCCGGCGGCGGGGTGATCAGCCCGGCCCAGTCGAAGGACCCCGGCATTCGCCGCAACACGATGACCACGTCGTCCGGCAACGCCCCGTGGATGCTGACGGACACCCCGGGTCTGAAGGAGTACCACGCGGCGCTCGCCCGCTACGCCCCCGGCACGGAGGCGGACGGCAACTCGCTCTCGGCGTGGGCCTCGATGAAACTCCTCGAGGCGGCCGTGCAGAACCTGGGCCCCGGCGCGGCGGCGAAGCCGCTGACCGCGACGGACCTGCGAACGGGGCTCGGCAAGGTGAAGAACGAGACGCTCGGCGGGCTCGCGCCCCCGATCACGTTCTCGCCCGGCCAGAAGGCGGCGCCGCAGATTCCCTGCGTGTACTTCGAACTGCTGACCGAGAAGGGCTGGACCGCTCCGAACGGGTCCAAGGCCGTGTGCGCCAAGAGATGA
- a CDS encoding SDR family oxidoreductase — translation MGQGSFEGRVAIITGASRGIGYAAAEEIVRRGGRVTITGRDADALAAAVKELGGPGVALGIAGKADDADHARSVVEATIAEFGRIDHFVANAAVNPVYGPILEAPPAAIRKVFDVNIIGAVEWIRLVHGAWMKEHGGSIVTMSSVTGLGASPGIGVYGVSKAALIALTQQLAVELAPTIRVNAIAPGVVKTKFAEVLYAGDEEGATAPYPLKRLGVPSDIGSAVAFLLSDDSAWITGQTLVIDGGLTVPLGDMQQH, via the coding sequence ATGGGCCAGGGATCGTTCGAGGGCCGGGTGGCGATCATCACCGGCGCCAGTCGCGGCATCGGGTACGCGGCGGCCGAGGAGATCGTGCGGCGCGGCGGCAGGGTGACCATCACCGGCCGGGACGCGGACGCGCTCGCCGCGGCGGTCAAGGAGCTCGGTGGCCCCGGCGTCGCGCTCGGGATCGCGGGCAAGGCCGACGACGCCGACCACGCGCGTTCCGTGGTCGAAGCGACGATCGCCGAGTTCGGCCGCATCGACCACTTCGTCGCGAACGCCGCGGTGAACCCGGTCTACGGCCCGATCCTGGAGGCCCCGCCGGCCGCGATCCGCAAGGTCTTCGACGTCAACATCATCGGCGCGGTCGAGTGGATCCGGCTGGTCCACGGGGCGTGGATGAAGGAGCACGGCGGCTCGATCGTCACGATGTCCTCCGTCACCGGCCTCGGTGCCAGCCCCGGCATCGGCGTCTACGGCGTCAGCAAGGCCGCGCTGATCGCGCTGACCCAGCAGCTCGCCGTCGAGCTCGCCCCGACCATCCGTGTCAACGCGATCGCCCCCGGCGTCGTGAAGACCAAGTTCGCCGAGGTCCTCTACGCCGGCGACGAAGAGGGTGCCACGGCCCCGTACCCGCTCAAGCGCCTCGGCGTCCCGAGCGACATCGGCTCCGCCGTCGCGTTCCTGCTCTCCGACGACTCGGCCTGGATCACCGGCCAGACCCTCGTCATCGACGGTGGCCTCACCGTCCCGCTGGGGGACATGCAGCAGCACTGA
- a CDS encoding co-chaperone GroES, translated as MLHDRVLVRADAGEGERRSGAGILIPATAQMGKRLAWAEVVAVGQHVRSVVVGDRVLFDPEDRSEVEVRGTDYVLLRERDVHAVASERIDDGSPGLYL; from the coding sequence ATGCTGCACGACCGCGTCCTGGTACGGGCCGACGCCGGTGAGGGGGAGCGGCGGTCCGGCGCGGGCATCCTGATTCCGGCGACGGCGCAGATGGGCAAGCGGCTGGCCTGGGCCGAAGTGGTGGCGGTGGGCCAGCACGTGCGGTCGGTCGTCGTGGGCGACCGGGTCCTGTTCGACCCCGAGGACCGCTCCGAGGTCGAGGTCCGCGGGACCGACTACGTCCTGCTCCGCGAGCGTGACGTCCACGCGGTGGCGTCCGAGCGGATCGACGACGGCTCGCCCGGCCTGTACCTGTAA
- the pgm gene encoding phosphoglucomutase (alpha-D-glucose-1,6-bisphosphate-dependent) produces MSNAVHPEAGRIADPAGLVDVARLITAYYAEHPDPAEPGQRVAFGTSGHRGSALNLSFNDDHIAATSQAICEYRAAQGIDGPLFLAKDTHALSEPAAATAIEVFAANGVTLLLDSRDGYTPTPALSRAVLTHNRGRADQGKARGLADGVVITPSHNPPQDGGFKYNPPHGGPADTDATGWIQDRANELLAAGLAGVRRIPLARARAAETTGTYDFLDRYVADLPLVVDLEAIRAAGVRIGADPLGGSSVAYWGVIGERYGLDLTVVNPLVDATFRFMTRDWDGKIRMDCSSPYAMAGLIEKVTANRATYQIATGNDADADRHGIVTPDGGLLNPNAYLAVAIDYLVAHRDGWPAGAAIGKTLVSSAMIDRVAAALGREVVEVPVGFKWFVSGLLDSTLLFGGEESAGASFLCRDGSVWTTDKDGPLLCLLAAEIAAVTGRSPSERYAELTAKFGDPAYARIDAPATPAQKDVLKKLTPDQVTATELAGEPIRERLTAAPGNGAAIGGLKVTTENGWFAARPSGTEDVYKIYAESFLGADHLAQIQDEAREVVTAALGGA; encoded by the coding sequence ATGAGTAACGCTGTGCACCCCGAGGCCGGCCGGATCGCTGATCCGGCCGGCCTCGTCGATGTCGCCCGCCTGATCACGGCGTACTACGCCGAGCACCCGGACCCGGCCGAGCCGGGCCAGCGGGTCGCGTTCGGGACATCGGGTCACCGGGGCAGCGCCCTGAACCTGAGCTTCAACGACGACCACATCGCGGCCACGAGCCAGGCGATCTGCGAATACCGCGCAGCGCAGGGCATCGACGGTCCGCTGTTCCTCGCGAAGGACACCCACGCGTTGTCCGAGCCGGCCGCCGCGACCGCGATCGAGGTCTTCGCGGCCAACGGCGTGACGCTGCTGCTCGACAGCCGCGACGGGTACACCCCGACGCCGGCGCTGTCCCGCGCGGTGCTGACGCACAACCGCGGGCGAGCGGATCAAGGAAAGGCGCGTGGCCTCGCCGACGGGGTCGTCATCACGCCGTCCCACAACCCGCCCCAGGACGGCGGGTTCAAGTACAACCCGCCGCACGGCGGGCCCGCGGACACCGACGCGACGGGCTGGATCCAGGACCGTGCCAACGAGCTGCTCGCCGCCGGCCTGGCCGGGGTGCGGCGCATCCCGCTCGCCCGCGCCCGCGCCGCTGAGACCACCGGCACCTACGACTTCCTCGACCGCTACGTGGCGGACCTGCCCCTGGTTGTCGACCTCGAGGCGATCCGCGCGGCCGGCGTCCGCATCGGCGCTGACCCGCTCGGCGGATCGAGCGTCGCGTACTGGGGCGTGATCGGCGAGCGCTACGGCCTTGACCTGACGGTCGTGAACCCGCTCGTCGACGCGACGTTCCGGTTCATGACCCGGGACTGGGACGGCAAGATCCGGATGGACTGCTCGTCGCCCTACGCGATGGCTGGGCTCATCGAGAAGGTGACCGCGAACCGGGCGACCTACCAGATCGCCACCGGCAACGACGCCGACGCCGACCGCCACGGGATCGTCACGCCCGACGGCGGACTGCTCAACCCCAACGCCTACCTCGCGGTCGCGATCGACTACCTCGTCGCGCACCGGGACGGCTGGCCCGCGGGTGCCGCGATCGGCAAGACGCTGGTCTCCTCGGCGATGATCGACCGCGTCGCGGCCGCGCTCGGCCGCGAGGTCGTCGAGGTGCCGGTCGGGTTCAAGTGGTTCGTCTCCGGGCTGCTCGACTCCACCCTGCTGTTCGGTGGCGAGGAGAGCGCCGGTGCCTCGTTCCTCTGCCGCGACGGCTCGGTGTGGACGACCGACAAGGACGGCCCGCTGCTGTGCCTGCTCGCGGCGGAGATCGCGGCCGTCACCGGCCGGTCGCCGAGCGAGCGCTACGCCGAGCTCACCGCGAAGTTCGGTGACCCTGCCTATGCGCGGATCGACGCCCCCGCGACCCCGGCCCAGAAGGACGTCCTGAAGAAGCTGACGCCGGATCAGGTCACCGCCACCGAGCTGGCGGGTGAGCCGATCCGGGAGCGGCTCACGGCGGCGCCCGGCAACGGCGCGGCGATCGGCGGCCTCAAGGTCACCACCGAGAACGGCTGGTTCGCCGCGCGTCCTTCCGGGACCGAGGACGTGTACAAGATCTACGCCGAGTCCTTCCTGGGTGCCGACCACCTCGCGCAGATCCAGGACGAGGCCCGAGAGGTCGTCACGGCTGCGTTGGGTGGGGCATGA
- the bcp gene encoding thioredoxin-dependent thiol peroxidase, translating to MANVRLSPGDTAPDFTLTDADGKKHKLKDYRGRTVILYAYPAAMTPGCTKQACDFRDNFARLTDAGYVVLGLSPDSEAKLAKFRDRDNVPFPLLSDPDKSVLTAYGAFGEKQMYGKTVTGVIRSTFVIDPKGKLTKAMYGVKATGHVERLLRDLEV from the coding sequence GTGGCGAACGTCCGCCTGTCCCCCGGGGACACCGCACCCGACTTCACGCTGACCGACGCCGACGGCAAGAAGCACAAGCTCAAGGACTACCGAGGCCGGACGGTCATCCTCTACGCGTACCCGGCGGCGATGACCCCGGGCTGCACCAAGCAGGCCTGCGACTTCCGGGACAACTTCGCCCGGCTCACCGACGCCGGCTACGTCGTCCTCGGCCTCTCCCCCGACTCAGAGGCCAAGCTCGCGAAGTTCCGCGACCGGGACAACGTGCCGTTCCCGCTGCTCTCGGACCCGGACAAGTCCGTCCTCACCGCCTACGGCGCCTTCGGCGAGAAGCAGATGTACGGCAAGACGGTCACCGGCGTCATCCGGAGCACGTTCGTCATCGATCCCAAGGGCAAGCTGACCAAGGCGATGTACGGCGTGAAGGCCACCGGCCACGTCGAGCGCCTGCTGCGCGACCTGGAGGTCTGA
- a CDS encoding ABC transporter ATP-binding protein has product MLTLHEVHAGYGGTRVLHDVTLHVPPGSIVALLGANGAGKTTVLRVAAGLVRPTSGALLVNGTDVTGWAPHTLVDQGVCHVPEGRGVFPSLTVRENLVVQCKRGDEEKTFEAAASVFPVLGRRMDQLAGTLSGGEQQMLALMRAYVQNPKTVLLDEVSMGLAPIIVDEIFDFLRTIAAGGASLLLVEQYVTKALELADFVYLLHKGRVAFAGEPGELDGEDLFARYLGHAA; this is encoded by the coding sequence ATGCTGACGCTCCATGAGGTCCACGCCGGGTACGGCGGGACGCGGGTGCTGCACGACGTCACCCTGCACGTGCCGCCGGGCTCGATCGTCGCGCTGCTCGGCGCGAACGGCGCCGGGAAGACCACGGTGCTGCGCGTCGCCGCCGGCCTGGTCCGGCCGACGTCCGGCGCTCTTCTCGTCAACGGCACCGACGTCACCGGCTGGGCACCGCACACCCTCGTCGATCAGGGCGTCTGCCATGTCCCCGAGGGCCGCGGCGTGTTCCCGTCGTTGACCGTCCGGGAGAACCTCGTCGTCCAGTGCAAGCGCGGCGACGAGGAGAAGACGTTCGAGGCCGCCGCGTCGGTCTTCCCCGTCCTCGGCCGGCGCATGGACCAGCTCGCGGGGACCTTGTCCGGCGGCGAGCAGCAGATGCTCGCGCTGATGCGCGCCTACGTCCAGAACCCGAAGACCGTCCTGCTCGACGAGGTCTCGATGGGCCTCGCGCCGATCATCGTCGACGAGATCTTCGACTTCCTGCGCACCATCGCCGCCGGCGGCGCGAGCCTGCTGCTCGTCGAGCAGTACGTGACCAAGGCCCTCGAGCTCGCGGACTTCGTCTACCTGCTGCACAAGGGCCGCGTCGCGTTCGCCGGCGAACCCGGCGAGCTCGACGGCGAGGACCTGTTCGCCCGGTACCTCGGCCACGCCGCCTGA